In Notamacropus eugenii isolate mMacEug1 chromosome 1, mMacEug1.pri_v2, whole genome shotgun sequence, one genomic interval encodes:
- the PKDCC gene encoding extracellular tyrosine-protein kinase PKDCC, protein MRRRRAAVAAGFCASFLLGSVLNVLFVPGSEPPRPGQPPGPSPAPAPGRRGGRGELARQIRARYEEVQRYTRGGPGPGAGRPERRRLMDLARGGPGLQRPRPPRVPRARTPPDGTLGWPPAPDPPRLGCAALRNVSGAQYVGSGYTKAVYRVRLPGGIAVALKAVDFSGHDLGSCVREFGARRGCYRLAAHKLLKEMVLLERLRHPNVLQLYGYCYQDSEDIPDTLTTITELGSPVEMIQLLQTSWEDRFRICLSLGRLLHHLAHSPLGSVTLLDFRPRQFVLVDGELKVTDLDDARVDETPCESPGDCVLEFPARNFTLPCSAQGWCQGMNEKRNLYNAYRFFFTYLLPHSAPPSLRPLLDSIVNATGELTWGVDETLTQLEKVLHLYRSGRYLQNSTTSPRAEYRRVPDTTIPQENYHCWPSYHHGGCLLSVFSLAEAMDVCESHSQCRAFVVTNQTTWTGRQLVFFKTGWSQIVSDPNKITYVRASA, encoded by the exons ATGCGGCGCCGGCGGGCCGCCGTGGCCGCGGGCTTCTGCGCCTCCTTCCTGCTTGGCTCTGTCCTCAATGTGCTCTTCGTGCCGGGATCGGAGCCGCCTCGGCCGGGCCAGCCCCCCGGCCCctccccggccccggccccgggcCGTCGCGGGGGCCGCGGGGAGTTAGCGCGCCAGATCCGGGCGCGCTACGAGGAGGTGCAGCGCTACACTCGGGGAGGACCGGGGCCCGGCGCGGGCCGACCGGAACGGCGGCGCCTCATGGACCTGGCCCGAGGCGGCCCGGGCCTGCAGCGTCCCCGGCCCCCTCGAGTTCCCCGGGCCCGAACCCCGCCCGACGGCACCCTGGGCTGGCCCCCAGCCCCTGACCCCCCGCGCCTGGGCTGCGCCGCGCTCCGCAACGTGTCCGGGGCGCAGTACGTGGGCTCGGGCTACACCAAGGCGGTGTATCGGGTCCGCCTGCCTGGCGGCATCGCCGTGGCTCTCAAGGCCGTGGACTTCAGTGGCCACGACCTGGGCAGCTGCGTCCGAGAATTCGGGGCTCGGCGGGGCTGTTACCGGCTGGCAGCGCACAAGCTGCTCAAGGAGATGGTGCTGCTGGAGAGGCTGCGACACCCCAACGTGCTACAG ctctatgGATATTGTTACCAGGACAGTGAGGACATCCCAGATACGCTGACCACCATCACAGAGCTTGGCTCCCCTGTAGAGATGATCCAGTTACTGCAGACCTCCTGGGAGGACCGATTTCGA ATCTGCCTGAGCCTTGGCCGcctgctccaccatcttgcccATTCACCCCTGGGCTCAGTGACCCTACTGGACTTCCGGCCTAGACAGTTTGTGCTTGTGGATGGGGAGTTGAAAGTGACTGACCTGGATGATGCCCGGGTGGATGAGACACCATGCGAAAGTCCTGGGGATTGTGTTCTCGAGTTTCCAGCCAGGAACTTCACCCTACCCTGCTCAGCCCAGGGCTGGTGCCAGGGTATGAATGAGAAGAGGAACCTATATAATGCCTACAG GTTTTTCTTCACATACCTCCTACCCCACAGTGCCCCCCCTTCCCTTCGACCACTGCTGGACAGCATCGTCAATGCTACAG GAGAGCTCACCTGGGGAGTCGATGAAACACTGACCCAACTAGAGAAGGTTCTGCATCTCTACAGGAGCGGGCGGTACCTGCAGAACTCAACTACATCCCCTCGAGCTG AGTACAGACGGGTTCCAGACACTACTATCCCACAAGAGAATTACCATTGCTGGCCTTCTTATCACCACGGAGGTTGCCTCCTCTCTGTGTTCAGCCTCGCTGAGGCAATGGATGTCTGTGAAAGTCATTCCCAGTGCCGGGCCTTTGTCGTCACCAACCAGACTACCTGGACAG GTAGACAGCTTGTCTTCTTCAAGACTGGTTGGAGCCAAATAGTCTCCGATCCAAACAAGATCACCTATGTGAGGGCGTCTGCTTGA